A genomic region of Alistipes megaguti contains the following coding sequences:
- a CDS encoding DNA topoisomerase IV subunit B, with product MADLLNTNQNNYGDDAIRTLTPREHVRLRPGMYIGKLGDGTQPDDGIYVLIKEVTDNSIDEYMNGFGHQIDITVADGLVTVRDYGRGIPLKSLSAAVSVMNTGGKYDDDEEGAAFKKTVGLNGVGVKAVNYLSSQFWARSVRDGEAHTVYFEKGLEQSDRWESGLTEKNGTEIRFRVDEEVFGPYSYNLEYVEQLVRNYTYLNRGLTIRLNGKSYASKNGLLDLLNENMSEEPLYPPIHLSGEDIEVAITHGTGYGESCYSFVNGQYTTQGGTHQAAFREAFAKTVREFYHKDYDQSDIRTSFIGAISIRVSSPIFESQTKTKLGSKEMSKSGPTIRNFVMEFLGKHLDDYLHKHPETAQILQRKIVENEKERKAISGVQKKARETAKKVSLNNRKLRDCKIHRTDKNELAEQSMIFITEGNSASGSITKSRDVRTQAVFSLRGKPLNCFGLTKKVVYENEEFNLLQAALNIEEDMDNLRYNKVVIATDADVDGMHIRLLMMTFFLQFFPDVIRQGHLFVLQTPLFRVRNKKETIYCYSEEERLRAIAKLGASAEITRFKGLGEISPDEFREFIGENMRLDMVRITKDDPIHDLLEFYMGKNTYERQGFIIDNLRIEEDLVEQDLKIN from the coding sequence ATGGCAGATTTACTCAATACGAATCAGAACAACTACGGCGACGACGCGATCCGGACGCTCACCCCGCGTGAGCACGTGCGGCTGCGTCCGGGCATGTATATCGGCAAACTGGGCGACGGCACGCAGCCCGACGACGGTATCTACGTGTTGATCAAGGAGGTGACCGACAACTCGATCGACGAGTACATGAACGGTTTCGGCCACCAGATCGACATCACGGTTGCGGACGGTCTGGTGACGGTGCGCGACTACGGGCGCGGCATTCCGCTCAAGTCGCTCTCGGCGGCGGTGAGCGTGATGAATACGGGCGGCAAGTACGACGATGACGAGGAGGGCGCGGCTTTCAAGAAGACCGTGGGTCTGAACGGTGTGGGCGTCAAGGCGGTGAACTACCTTTCGAGCCAGTTCTGGGCGCGGTCGGTGCGCGACGGCGAGGCCCATACGGTCTATTTCGAGAAGGGCCTCGAACAGAGCGACCGCTGGGAGAGCGGCCTCACGGAGAAGAACGGCACGGAGATCCGTTTCCGGGTCGACGAGGAGGTCTTCGGCCCCTACAGCTACAATCTGGAGTATGTCGAGCAGCTGGTGCGCAACTATACGTACCTGAACCGGGGACTGACGATCCGCCTGAACGGCAAGTCGTACGCCTCGAAGAACGGACTGCTCGACCTGCTGAACGAGAACATGTCCGAGGAGCCGCTCTATCCGCCGATTCACCTTTCGGGCGAGGACATCGAGGTGGCCATCACCCACGGCACGGGCTACGGCGAGAGCTGCTACTCGTTCGTTAACGGACAGTACACGACGCAGGGCGGCACGCACCAGGCGGCCTTCCGCGAAGCCTTTGCCAAGACCGTCCGCGAGTTCTACCACAAGGACTACGACCAGTCGGACATCCGCACGTCGTTCATCGGGGCCATTTCGATCCGGGTTTCGAGCCCGATCTTCGAGTCGCAGACCAAGACGAAACTCGGTTCGAAGGAGATGTCGAAGTCGGGCCCGACGATCCGCAACTTCGTGATGGAGTTTCTGGGCAAACACCTCGACGACTACCTGCACAAACACCCCGAGACGGCTCAGATCCTGCAGCGGAAGATCGTCGAGAACGAGAAGGAGCGCAAGGCGATCTCGGGCGTACAGAAGAAGGCGCGCGAAACGGCCAAGAAAGTGTCGCTCAACAACCGCAAGCTGCGCGACTGCAAGATCCACCGCACGGACAAGAACGAACTGGCCGAGCAGTCGATGATCTTCATCACGGAGGGCAATTCGGCGTCGGGTTCGATCACCAAGAGCCGCGACGTGCGTACGCAGGCGGTCTTCTCGCTGCGCGGCAAGCCGCTCAACTGCTTCGGGCTGACGAAGAAGGTGGTCTACGAGAACGAGGAGTTCAACCTGCTGCAGGCGGCGCTGAATATCGAGGAGGACATGGACAATCTGCGCTACAACAAGGTGGTGATCGCGACGGATGCCGATGTCGACGGCATGCACATCCGGCTGCTGATGATGACCTTCTTCCTGCAGTTCTTCCCCGACGTGATCCGTCAGGGGCACCTCTTCGTGCTGCAGACGCCGCTGTTCCGCGTGCGCAACAAGAAGGAGACGATCTACTGCTATTCGGAGGAGGAGCGGCTGCGTGCGATTGCGAAACTGGGTGCGAGTGCCGAGATCACGCGCTTCAAAGGTCTTGGCGAGATTTCGCCCGACGAGTTCCGGGAGTTCATCGGCGAGAACATGCGCCTGGACATGGTGCGCATCACGAAGGACGACCCGATCCACGACCTGCTGGAGTTCTACATGGGCAAGAACACCTACGAGCGGCAGGGCTTCATCATCGACAATCTGCGTATCGAGGAGGACCTCGTGGAGCAGGATCTGAAAATCAACTGA
- a CDS encoding 1-acyl-sn-glycerol-3-phosphate acyltransferase: MLSALYYVFLVLLCTVFMILSAVALVVCYPFDRGRRVVHELSRILVRIFFFIPLRWRQRVEGRELIDRRKQYVIVINHNTVIDIPTLYYLPLNFRWVSKREVFKVPFFGQYLVLHGDICINRGRATAALEQMIHQGKEWISRGASIAIFPEGTRSKDGEIHRFKPGAFTLAREAGVDILPVVMDGTRTLIRRNLLFNWGNRITIRVLPPIPAERVAATDPHELMEEVHDSMCAALAEIRQKR; the protein is encoded by the coding sequence ATGTTGAGCGCATTGTACTACGTATTTCTGGTGTTGCTGTGCACCGTGTTCATGATTCTGTCGGCCGTAGCGCTGGTCGTTTGCTACCCGTTCGACCGGGGTCGTCGGGTGGTCCACGAACTGTCGCGCATTTTGGTGCGGATCTTTTTCTTCATCCCGTTGCGCTGGCGCCAGCGGGTCGAGGGTCGTGAGCTGATCGACCGGCGGAAGCAGTACGTGATCGTCATCAACCACAACACGGTGATCGACATTCCGACGCTGTACTACCTGCCGCTCAATTTCCGGTGGGTATCGAAGCGCGAGGTCTTCAAGGTTCCCTTCTTCGGGCAGTACCTCGTGCTTCACGGCGACATCTGCATCAACCGGGGACGTGCGACCGCGGCGCTGGAGCAGATGATCCATCAGGGCAAGGAGTGGATCTCGCGCGGGGCGTCGATTGCGATCTTCCCCGAGGGTACGCGCTCGAAGGACGGGGAGATCCACCGTTTCAAGCCGGGGGCCTTCACGCTGGCGCGTGAGGCCGGGGTCGATATCCTGCCGGTGGTGATGGACGGCACGCGGACGCTGATCCGCCGGAATCTGCTCTTCAACTGGGGCAACCGGATCACGATCCGGGTTCTGCCGCCGATTCCGGCGGAGCGCGTGGCGGCGACGGACCCGCACGAACTGATGGAGGAGGTCCACGACTCGATGTGCGCGGCGCTGGCCGAGATCCGGCAAAAACGATAG
- a CDS encoding outer membrane beta-barrel family protein, whose amino-acid sequence MKKWIIWIVMIICAIEASAARLCPAHGRVVNEQGKAIEYATVVLLREGRQVAGMATDADGRFQLEAAPGQYALQIQYLGCEPLKQLVRVEQDNDLGEFVMRSSSTQIEGVVVSAQLVRREADRFVVDVANAPAAIGKDGIELLEHAPGVWIDGEKISINGKSGSKVFVNDRELRMDNEQLLTYLRSLRAEEIQKIEVVPVTGADYDADSASGVIRITLKKRRENGLNGSVAFNTSQSRYIHTYDPSANINLHSGRLDFYASVWASPGGDTKAISNENTIYSGSNKGLTAHSVSRKDDESYGVNAGSIFELDEKNSIGAEFSYWRGKSGGPNQTSTDLSDGSEVVNTRSIFDSHSLNNTYAVTFNYLHKLDTLGSTLKLLADYTHRNSDSGNDNSSRITTGNSFVDSLYRDNATSIYDVATATLALEKSFSPRWTLKAGAKYTFNDMRNDALYEYRKADAWLRNNRQSYTVNYTENIAALYATASARLGRWSLVAGLRGEYTHTHGKSGGLRQNYFSLFPNANISYTLAPEKGHSLILQYARTIERPRFWCLNPQRWQLSDYTYQSGNPSLDPAFQHDVNLTLVLANKYSLTGGVQIVDGEIQQTMLSDPQNPDMLHLNWVNFDATTSYYATVNLPFQPAKWWQMNLNGVYMCRGQRIEQHGEQHFCNWVFANVSNTFSLPAKFYIDCSYFYQSRIDLGNIWVMPNHMLQAGIKKRFGERFTLSFSVRNILDQDQRIGASGDNEDFVRMMHISQAWGKIQFRFGVTWNFQSGKAFRKRAVEAASAEDRERLSKGSGTGF is encoded by the coding sequence ATGAAAAAGTGGATCATTTGGATCGTGATGATCATCTGCGCCATTGAGGCTTCGGCCGCCAGACTCTGCCCGGCTCACGGACGCGTCGTCAATGAACAGGGCAAAGCCATCGAATATGCAACGGTCGTCCTCCTCAGGGAGGGACGCCAGGTGGCCGGCATGGCTACCGATGCCGACGGACGATTCCAACTGGAGGCCGCTCCCGGCCAATACGCCCTCCAGATTCAATACCTCGGTTGCGAACCCCTCAAGCAGTTGGTCCGCGTCGAACAGGACAACGACCTCGGTGAGTTCGTCATGCGGAGCTCCTCGACGCAGATCGAAGGGGTGGTCGTCTCGGCCCAGCTCGTGAGGCGCGAAGCCGACCGTTTCGTCGTCGACGTGGCAAACGCCCCCGCCGCCATCGGCAAGGACGGCATCGAACTGCTCGAACATGCCCCCGGCGTCTGGATCGACGGCGAAAAGATCTCGATCAACGGCAAGAGCGGCTCGAAGGTCTTCGTCAACGACCGCGAGCTGAGGATGGACAACGAACAGCTGCTGACCTATCTGCGCTCGCTGCGCGCCGAGGAGATCCAGAAGATCGAGGTCGTGCCGGTCACCGGTGCCGACTACGACGCCGATTCCGCCTCCGGCGTCATCCGCATCACCCTCAAAAAACGGCGCGAAAACGGCCTGAACGGATCCGTCGCCTTCAACACCTCGCAAAGCCGATACATCCACACCTACGACCCCTCGGCCAACATCAACCTCCACTCCGGACGGCTCGACTTCTACGCCTCGGTGTGGGCCTCGCCCGGCGGCGATACGAAGGCCATCTCCAACGAGAATACCATCTACAGCGGCTCGAACAAGGGGCTTACCGCCCATTCGGTCAGCCGGAAGGACGACGAAAGTTACGGTGTCAATGCCGGAAGCATCTTCGAACTGGACGAGAAAAACAGCATCGGTGCCGAGTTCTCCTACTGGCGCGGCAAGTCGGGAGGCCCGAACCAGACCTCGACCGATCTGAGTGACGGCAGCGAGGTGGTCAACACCCGAAGCATCTTCGACAGCCACAGCCTCAACAACACCTACGCCGTGACGTTCAACTACCTCCACAAGCTCGACACCCTCGGCTCAACCCTCAAGCTGCTGGCCGACTACACCCACCGCAACTCCGACTCGGGGAACGACAACTCGAGCCGCATCACCACGGGCAACTCCTTCGTCGACTCGCTCTACCGCGACAACGCCACGAGCATCTACGACGTGGCAACGGCTACGCTCGCCCTCGAAAAGAGCTTCTCGCCCCGCTGGACGCTGAAGGCCGGTGCCAAGTACACCTTCAACGACATGCGCAACGACGCCCTCTACGAATACCGGAAAGCCGACGCCTGGCTGCGAAACAACAGGCAGAGCTATACGGTCAACTACACCGAAAACATCGCAGCTCTCTATGCAACCGCTTCGGCCCGGCTCGGACGCTGGAGCCTCGTGGCCGGTCTGCGCGGCGAGTACACCCACACCCACGGCAAAAGCGGCGGCCTGCGCCAAAACTACTTCTCGCTCTTCCCCAATGCCAACATCTCCTATACGCTGGCACCGGAAAAGGGCCACTCGCTCATCCTGCAGTATGCCCGCACGATCGAGCGCCCGCGCTTCTGGTGCCTCAACCCGCAACGCTGGCAACTCTCCGACTACACCTATCAGAGCGGAAACCCGTCACTCGATCCCGCCTTCCAGCACGACGTGAATCTCACCCTCGTGCTGGCCAACAAATACTCACTCACGGGAGGCGTGCAGATCGTTGATGGTGAGATTCAGCAAACGATGCTCTCCGACCCCCAGAACCCCGACATGCTCCACCTCAACTGGGTCAACTTCGACGCCACGACCAGCTACTACGCAACGGTCAACCTCCCCTTCCAACCTGCCAAGTGGTGGCAGATGAACCTCAATGGCGTCTACATGTGCCGCGGCCAGCGCATCGAACAGCACGGTGAGCAGCACTTCTGCAACTGGGTCTTTGCCAATGTTTCGAACACCTTCTCGCTGCCGGCCAAGTTCTACATCGACTGCTCGTACTTCTACCAGAGCCGCATCGACCTGGGCAATATCTGGGTGATGCCCAACCACATGCTGCAGGCCGGCATCAAGAAGCGTTTCGGCGAGCGGTTCACCCTCTCCTTCTCGGTCCGCAACATCCTCGACCAGGACCAGCGGATCGGGGCCAGCGGCGACAACGAGGACTTTGTCCGCATGATGCACATCAGTCAGGCGTGGGGCAAGATTCAGTTCCGATTCGGCGTGACGTGGAATTTCCAGAGCGGAAAGGCCTTCCGAAAACGGGCCGTCGAGGCGGCATCCGCCGAGGACCGGGAGCGGCTCTCGAAAGGGTCCGGGACCGGATTCTGA
- a CDS encoding DMT family transporter — protein MLSERTRGYVLGAIAAASYGLNPLFALPLYGAGMGADSVLFYRYVLAVVMLGALMLFRRQSFALNRRDIVPLAVMGLLFSASSLLLFESYNLMDAGIASTILFVYPVMVAVIMAVGFHERVTVSTVLSIVLACTGISLLYKGGDGTTLNLTGVLLVFLSALSYAIYIVAINRSSLRNLPTEKLTFYCLVFGSLVYVVRLRGCADLQAIPTLLLWVNAISLALFPTIISLVTMAGAIRRIGSTPTAILGALEPVTALFFGVVVFGEAFTLRIGVGVVLILVAVTLIIAGQSLPVPNAVTHLAHWMRRPHLPRWAHRWARRLPLPHPRHYRHGSI, from the coding sequence ATGCTCAGCGAACGTACGCGCGGCTATGTGCTGGGAGCGATAGCCGCTGCCAGCTACGGCCTGAATCCGCTCTTTGCGCTGCCACTCTACGGTGCAGGAATGGGGGCCGATTCGGTTTTGTTCTATCGGTATGTGCTGGCGGTCGTGATGCTGGGTGCGCTGATGCTCTTCCGGCGGCAGTCGTTTGCCCTGAACCGGCGCGACATCGTGCCGCTGGCGGTGATGGGCCTCCTTTTTTCGGCCTCGTCGCTACTGCTCTTCGAGAGCTACAACCTGATGGATGCGGGCATTGCCTCGACCATTCTGTTTGTCTATCCGGTGATGGTGGCCGTCATCATGGCCGTGGGGTTTCACGAGCGGGTCACCGTCTCCACGGTGCTGTCGATCGTGCTGGCCTGCACGGGCATCTCGCTGCTCTACAAGGGCGGTGACGGTACGACGCTCAACTTGACGGGTGTCCTGCTGGTCTTCCTTTCGGCGCTCTCCTATGCGATCTATATCGTGGCGATCAACCGCTCGTCGCTGCGGAATCTGCCGACCGAGAAGCTCACCTTCTACTGTCTGGTATTCGGGTCGCTGGTCTACGTGGTCCGGCTTCGCGGATGCGCCGACCTGCAGGCCATCCCCACGTTGCTGCTGTGGGTGAATGCCATATCGCTGGCGCTTTTTCCGACGATTATTTCGCTGGTGACGATGGCCGGGGCGATCCGCCGCATCGGCTCGACCCCGACGGCGATTCTCGGGGCGCTGGAGCCCGTCACGGCGCTGTTTTTCGGTGTCGTGGTCTTCGGGGAGGCCTTTACACTGCGGATCGGCGTGGGGGTGGTGCTGATTCTGGTGGCCGTGACGCTGATCATCGCCGGACAGTCGCTTCCGGTCCCCAACGCGGTGACCCATCTGGCCCACTGGATGCGGCGTCCGCACCTGCCGCGGTGGGCCCACCGCTGGGCGCGGCGCCTTCCGCTGCCGCACCCTCGCCACTACCGGCATGGATCCATCTGA
- a CDS encoding LemA family protein: MKKWIWIGVVAVVALFLYGSYNGLVNKEERVRSAWSNVETQYQRRADLIPNLVNTVKGYAAHEQQTLSEVTEARTRATSINLSADDLTPERLAEFQQAQAGVRSALGRLIAVAENYPDLKANQNFLELQAQLEGTENRISVARQDFNQAAESYNRTVRRFPTNLVAGMFGFERKPYFEASEGSETVPEVKF, encoded by the coding sequence ATGAAAAAATGGATTTGGATCGGCGTAGTCGCCGTTGTGGCCCTCTTCCTTTACGGCTCCTACAACGGGCTGGTAAACAAGGAGGAGCGGGTACGGAGTGCGTGGTCGAACGTGGAGACGCAGTACCAGCGCCGTGCGGATCTGATTCCGAACCTGGTCAATACGGTCAAGGGGTACGCGGCGCACGAGCAGCAGACGCTCTCGGAGGTGACCGAAGCGCGGACGCGGGCCACGTCGATCAACCTTTCGGCCGACGACCTGACGCCCGAACGGCTGGCCGAGTTCCAGCAGGCGCAGGCTGGGGTCCGTTCGGCTCTGGGCCGTCTGATCGCCGTTGCGGAGAACTACCCGGACCTGAAGGCAAACCAGAATTTTCTGGAGCTTCAGGCGCAGCTCGAGGGGACGGAAAACCGGATCTCGGTAGCGCGCCAGGATTTCAACCAGGCGGCCGAGAGCTATAACCGGACGGTTCGGCGTTTTCCGACGAATCTCGTTGCCGGGATGTTCGGATTCGAGCGCAAGCCCTATTTCGAGGCTTCGGAGGGGAGCGAAACGGTCCCCGAGGTGAAGTTCTGA
- a CDS encoding TPM domain-containing protein codes for MRRIILILIFGLLGLTAAQARTYRPGEIPNVQRLDARRYVSDPDGILTADATRRIDSICASLRTRGLAQVAVVAVDDIAGGDTFSFAIELFRSWGVGSSQSNNGLGILLVKDLREIRFVTGGGLEGILPDALCKRIQMQRMIPFFRTGDYSAGMVSGVEAAARVLEGGDPDLSEASDGELPWWAILALIGGVFVGLPLLVWLGRQRMRTPCPNCGHRALRQVSEQTLEVTPAYRVEECEYECRHCGHRFRRRFRSYGDDHFGGPGGGVFIGGGLGGFGGGRGSFGGGFGGGSFGGGGAGSSW; via the coding sequence ATGCGACGAATCATACTGATATTGATATTCGGACTGCTGGGCTTGACCGCTGCGCAGGCTCGAACGTACCGCCCCGGGGAGATTCCGAACGTGCAGCGGCTCGATGCGCGGCGCTACGTGTCGGACCCCGACGGGATCCTGACGGCGGATGCGACCCGGCGGATCGACTCGATCTGTGCGTCGCTTCGCACGCGGGGGCTGGCGCAGGTGGCCGTTGTGGCCGTTGACGACATAGCCGGCGGTGATACTTTTTCGTTTGCCATCGAACTCTTCCGGAGTTGGGGCGTGGGCTCTTCGCAGAGCAACAACGGACTGGGAATCCTGCTGGTGAAGGATCTGCGCGAGATTCGCTTCGTGACGGGAGGCGGACTGGAGGGCATCCTTCCCGACGCCCTCTGCAAGCGGATCCAGATGCAGCGCATGATTCCCTTCTTCCGTACGGGGGATTACAGTGCGGGCATGGTCAGCGGCGTGGAGGCTGCGGCCCGGGTGCTCGAGGGGGGCGATCCGGATTTGAGCGAGGCGTCCGACGGAGAGCTTCCGTGGTGGGCGATTCTGGCGCTGATCGGAGGTGTTTTCGTGGGCCTTCCGCTGCTGGTGTGGCTGGGCCGGCAACGGATGCGCACCCCGTGCCCGAATTGCGGACACCGTGCGCTGCGCCAGGTGTCGGAGCAGACGCTGGAGGTGACACCGGCCTATCGGGTCGAGGAGTGCGAGTATGAGTGCCGGCATTGCGGACATCGGTTCCGTCGTCGGTTCCGCTCCTACGGCGACGATCATTTCGGAGGTCCGGGTGGCGGAGTGTTCATCGGCGGCGGACTGGGGGGCTTCGGCGGCGGCCGGGGTTCGTTCGGTGGCGGCTTTGGCGGTGGTTCGTTCGGTGGCGGCGGAGCCGGTTCGAGCTGGTGA
- a CDS encoding alpha-amylase family glycosyl hydrolase, translating into MLHPEWSYQAVIYEMNVRQLTPEGTLRAAAAKLAFLKELGIDAVWLMPICPIGVESRKGTLGSYYSIRDYCAVNPELGTLADFDAFVAEAHRLGLKVLLDWVANHTSRDARWLSERPASWYERDSSGAAVIPCDWSDTAKLNYAEPGVWEDQASAMEFWIREHGVDGFRCDMAMLVPIAFWNATARRLRALKPDLFLLAEAEQPNLFEQGAFDACYAWEMHHLMNDVAAQRVRVTSLRDYLYADQHRYPEWAMRLSFTTNHDENSWNGTEFARLGAARAVMTLFTFVVPRGLPLLYTGQEIGYDHSFSFFDRDPIPAERYHENGHTQFLRRLTSLRHANAALASGGRGGKLLEIRNNAEDCLMILVREVSGNRVIAVMNLSPYRIHADYYTGIYAGMYTDAMTGCAYEFRGRVEEDMEPWSWRILTR; encoded by the coding sequence ATGTTGCATCCGGAATGGAGTTATCAGGCGGTGATTTATGAGATGAACGTGCGTCAGTTGACGCCGGAGGGGACGCTCCGTGCGGCAGCTGCGAAGTTGGCGTTTCTCAAGGAGTTGGGTATTGATGCCGTGTGGTTGATGCCGATCTGTCCGATCGGAGTCGAGTCGCGCAAGGGGACGCTGGGGTCCTACTATTCGATCCGGGACTACTGTGCGGTGAATCCGGAGTTGGGGACGCTGGCCGATTTCGATGCCTTTGTTGCGGAGGCGCACCGGCTGGGACTGAAGGTGCTGCTGGACTGGGTGGCCAACCACACGTCGCGGGATGCGCGGTGGTTGAGCGAACGCCCGGCGTCGTGGTACGAGCGGGATTCGTCGGGTGCGGCGGTCATCCCGTGCGACTGGAGCGACACGGCCAAACTCAACTATGCGGAGCCGGGCGTGTGGGAGGACCAGGCCTCGGCGATGGAGTTCTGGATCCGGGAACACGGCGTCGACGGTTTCCGGTGCGACATGGCGATGCTGGTTCCGATTGCCTTCTGGAATGCGACGGCCCGGCGGCTTCGGGCCTTGAAACCGGATCTGTTTCTGCTGGCCGAGGCCGAGCAGCCGAACCTCTTCGAACAGGGGGCCTTCGATGCGTGCTATGCGTGGGAGATGCACCATTTGATGAACGACGTGGCGGCCCAACGGGTCCGTGTGACCTCGCTGCGGGACTACCTTTACGCCGATCAGCACCGTTATCCGGAGTGGGCCATGCGCCTGAGCTTCACGACCAACCACGACGAGAACAGCTGGAACGGTACGGAGTTCGCGCGTCTGGGGGCGGCGCGGGCCGTGATGACGCTCTTCACGTTTGTCGTGCCGCGGGGGCTGCCGCTGCTCTACACGGGGCAGGAGATCGGTTACGACCATTCGTTTTCGTTTTTCGACCGGGATCCGATTCCGGCCGAGCGCTACCACGAGAACGGGCATACGCAGTTTTTGCGGCGATTGACGTCGTTGCGACATGCGAATGCGGCGCTGGCGTCGGGCGGTCGCGGGGGCAAGCTGCTGGAGATCCGCAACAATGCGGAGGACTGCCTGATGATCCTGGTTCGCGAAGTTTCGGGCAATCGGGTGATTGCGGTGATGAACCTGTCGCCCTACCGGATCCACGCCGACTACTATACGGGGATCTACGCGGGGATGTATACGGATGCGATGACGGGCTGTGCCTATGAGTTCCGGGGTCGGGTCGAGGAGGATATGGAGCCGTGGAGCTGGCGGATTCTGACGCGATGA
- a CDS encoding polysaccharide biosynthesis/export family protein, with translation MSNLYRLVGFALLGLLLASCSAQKRVWYLQDVQPATPEQIVQNGEIRIKPLDRLIVVVNSKDPELAVPFNSSTAMSSLSGSSTTSTNSIESLQTRTVDENGCILMPIIGTVKCEGLTRNELARLIADKIVEGGYINDPSVNVQFSDMKFSVIGEVAHPGSFEIDRDRISILDALAMAGDMTVYGMRNEVIVAREADGKRTIEVLDLTSKDVFNSPAFYLQQNDVVYVKPNKYKAQSAEISQNRSFYLSLVSTAISVITLTVSIISLAK, from the coding sequence ATGAGCAACCTATACCGTCTCGTCGGATTCGCACTGCTGGGGCTTCTCCTCGCATCGTGCTCCGCCCAGAAACGTGTCTGGTACCTGCAGGATGTCCAACCAGCTACCCCCGAGCAGATCGTGCAGAACGGGGAGATCCGGATCAAACCCCTCGACCGTCTGATCGTCGTCGTAAACAGCAAGGACCCCGAACTCGCCGTACCGTTCAACTCCTCGACGGCCATGAGCTCTCTCTCAGGCAGCAGCACGACCTCGACCAACAGCATCGAGTCGCTCCAGACCCGAACCGTCGATGAGAACGGATGCATCCTGATGCCCATCATCGGGACCGTCAAGTGCGAGGGCCTCACCCGCAACGAACTCGCCCGGCTGATTGCCGACAAGATCGTCGAGGGCGGCTACATCAACGACCCCTCGGTAAACGTACAGTTCTCCGACATGAAGTTCTCCGTCATCGGAGAGGTCGCCCATCCCGGCAGCTTCGAGATCGACCGCGACCGGATCTCGATCCTCGACGCACTGGCCATGGCCGGCGACATGACCGTTTACGGCATGCGCAACGAAGTCATCGTTGCCCGCGAGGCAGACGGCAAACGGACCATCGAGGTACTCGATCTTACCTCGAAAGATGTCTTCAACTCCCCGGCCTTCTACCTCCAGCAGAACGACGTCGTATACGTCAAGCCCAACAAGTACAAGGCCCAGTCGGCCGAGATCAGCCAGAACCGAAGCTTCTATCTCTCGCTCGTCAGCACGGCGATCTCCGTCATTACGCTCACCGTCTCCATCATCTCCCTCGCCAAATAA